The sequence tatattatctatttatttttataaaatattatatacgtGACTTGTATACATTAAACGGCGCAAAAAAGAATAAGGGATTTATGTTCAAATCATACACAAAGGTTGATATTTGTTAAtcagaaaaattgcaaattgtTAGTAGATATTACTATTAGACTAattattcattagttattgaTAGTGGTGTTACACTTTAATAAATGCTAGaaaatgtgtttgaattttgtgGGCGTTGATGAATAAGTTAGGTGGTAGACATGTTTATGCATTCTCTTGATTCAAATTTGTCCAGCCTGTTTACACCCCAAGAATGGTGGCCGAGCCAACAGAGCTATCTAATATTTAATAGCAGCAGCCCATCTTATTGCCCCACGAACGAACGCCTTCTTCCAATCAAATAAAGATTAgccacacaaaataaataaataaaaattgttctgTAATAATTGACAGGAGAACATCATGTGCAGCTAacatttttcttgatattgTTCTTCTATTCTCTATGTATCTTCTCAACCATAATTCTTAATCCCTACTACATTACTTTTGCTCACCAAATTAAGAAATACAGCTACTGCCGAGAAATGACTCAGAATTGGTAGTTTACTTCAGTTTCAGTGCCAGATTTTTGCCAGGAATAATCTCACTGGATTCTGAGGCCAATCATTGAAACCCATGTAAACAAACCtgcaaaataaacaaacatgtATGTTCttaaaataatcaagaaaCACTTGCATTAATAATTAACTGCATATCCCAGATACTTATCAACTATTGGAACAACAAAGCGACAAGCCTCCCACCATGATTTCAGACAAATACAGCTATGCGACATACAGCCAGATAAGCAGAGATCGGATATGTTGAAAACTAAGGTCAATGTGAGCAatcatttgaaaatacaaCCCAGAAAAGTAGGAGATTGTCAACTAAGAAGCTGTTCGGACAGGAAACAAGTCGACTACCGTATATCCTCAGTTACATTCAATGTCCATGAGTACAGATAATCATGTCACAATACCAAGAACAGCTATAAATTTTGATGCACATGTGCGGTTGAGCAAATATTGCTCCGCCAAGTCAAGCATTAGCAACTattcaataaaaccatgcattGCTAGCTGCACGACTCAAACCGTTTGACAGCAGAAAGAACGCAAAATAGTCTACGTCCCTGCTCTTTATATACAATGTACATGCATGTAATCAAGAAAAGGCACCCACAACGCACACAGAATTAGGGAACAAGGTAGCTGGAAAATccaatcaaaaagaaaaatctcgATAATCTGTTGACTCAAAGAAGTACATACTGTTTGAAAGGGCATACTGTTAAGACTTAAATCTTTAAcaagaatgaaaaatcaaaggcTGAGCGGGTACTGAAGTCTAGAAGCAGGAAGATACAACAGACACCAAGTCATTTTTACAAGAAAGTATATTGATAAGTACAAAATCTAcctgataaatatattactgtTGGCAACAATCTGACTGCTTCCCTTCAATTAAGCTGGTAAAAactaatatgataaaatatttgcaattttttcttccttccCACACCGCTTCGTTATGGTTCAGTAGCCTTGCCTAGTAAATCAAGACCCTCAGTGCGGCAACTCATAACCTTCCTGAATGTATCCCGCAACTTCCGTTCTAGTGGATCCAGTCCAGTCTTGAAAGCTTGACAAACTACCGACAACTCCTCTACATTCTCTCTTAGTTCTTCCTTCAGTTCCTCCGACAGTGGGAACTGAGCCGCATCTACCAAGTCAGTCATCTGATGCACACACTTCtctatttcatatatttccTTTAATAATCCACTGGAATTACGTCGATCTCTCTTCTTGGATTCATCCATTATCCGACTATGAAGCAAAAAGAATGGTGAAGTCCATGGGAATTGACGAGGGATtgcaaaatgaatttgaacaCCTCGATCTTGACAGGGGATTGCAGCAACAAGAACCCATAAAACAAACATGACAATAAAGCTCATCGAAAAGATGAGCATAGCCAGACCATTAGTGGCTGTCACTTCATTTGCACGAGGTGAAAGCAAATTGTTGGCAAAAGACTGGAGCTGCTTAGAAGCTGACCAAGTATGTGATACACTCCAAGATAGTGATCTAGAGTGCCCTGATGGACCACGATGGTGATCCTTGCCTTTACGACCAAAAGACCGGTTTCTATGTGAAAATACAGAACCAGTATCTTTGTCATCTAGCATCAGAAGTGCCAAATCCATCAAGGCTTTTCTTGCTCGACGCAACTGACCTTCGCCAATCATCTTCGAGTTAGAATCAAGAGCGCACACTATTATCTCTAAGTGTTTCTGCCACAGACGAACTGTCTCAAGACCATCACGAGTTGCATTAAAGATATCCATTGCCTTAATGGCCCGATCAAAGTATTCAGTAGCAAACTTATCTGCTGGTGGTTTTGAAAGCAGcactttatttttacaaagaaTGGCTCTGAAATCCT comes from Sesamum indicum cultivar Zhongzhi No. 13 linkage group LG10, S_indicum_v1.0, whole genome shotgun sequence and encodes:
- the LOC105172581 gene encoding uncharacterized protein LOC105172581, encoding MPSSDSHGSTMPFASFRRSILTIRSDQVHTEMSHDPNMQDLELFQRQVFARFHELSLAKADDFLSVSWIQKLLDAFTGCQEDFRAILCKNKVLLSKPPADKFATEYFDRAIKAMDIFNATRDGLETVRLWQKHLEIIVCALDSNSKMIGEGQLRRARKALMDLALLMLDDKDTGSVFSHRNRSFGRKGKDHHRGPSGHSRSLSWSVSHTWSASKQLQSFANNLLSPRANEVTATNGLAMLIFSMSFIVMFVLWVLVAAIPCQDRGVQIHFAIPRQFPWTSPFFLLHSRIMDESKKRDRRNSSGLLKEIYEIEKCVHQMTDLVDAAQFPLSEELKEELRENVEELSVVCQAFKTGLDPLERKLRDTFRKVMSCRTEGLDLLGKATEP